TCGACGTGGACAGGGACAAGAGCAGGTTCCTGGTCATCGACTACAAGACCGGAAAAGAGGAACAGGTCGTAAACCGCATAGAGTCAGGCTCGCACCTGCAGCTTCCGCTCTACATAAGCGCCGTGAAGAGCGCCCTGTTCCCGGAGGCCGTGGCCATGGGCGGGCTCATGTTCGAGATCAGGGAAGCGGCGATCTCAGGGGACGGCAAAAAGACCGCAGGCAAGACAAAGGGGCTGGTCCTGGGCGAGTTCGAGGGCGCCTGCTACAGGGTCGGCAGGGCGCACTCCAAGATCGACGCGGAGCGCATGGATAAGCTCATCAGCGCGGCCGAAGGAAAGTCGGCCGAATTCGCATCGTCGATAAGAAAGGGGATGTTCCCGCCATCGAACGAAGCAAAGTGCGAATGGTGTGATTATGGCGACATCTGCAGGCACAAAAAAGTTTCAGCCGACTGACGCCCAGAGGGCGGCGATAGAATCCGCGTCGCTCTCCATGGCGGTGGACGCTGCCGCGGGCTCGGGGAAGACCGCGGTCCTCATCCGCCGCATCCTCACGATCGTGGGCTGCGATCCCGAGCAGCCGGGGAGCGGCGACTGGGGCAGATTGGGAGGCGTGCTCGCCATCACCTTCACCGAGAAGGCTGCGGGCGAACTCAGGTCGAAGCTCCGCGCCTACATCCCTTCGGCCGAGCGCTTCAGGTTGGACCACGCCTGGATGGGGACCTTTCACTCCTTCTGCGCCAGGCTCCTTCGGCGCTATGGGCCCGCGGTCGGACTGGACCCCTCCTTCGACCTGCTGGACGAGAACACCTCCGGCATGCTCGCGCGAAGGTGCGCAAGCGACGCATTGTTATCCATGCTCGAGAACAAGGAGGCGGGCGCGCGGGATCTCGTGGAGGAGGTGGGGTTCGCCACGGCTACCTGCGCCCTCGAAGAGCTGATGCAGTTCCGCTGGCATGCCGAAGCCGCCCTCTCCGACCGCTCGGAGGCCGAGGGATGGGAGGGCGCAGCGCTGGGCGCCCTGAGGACCGTCTTCGCAGAGGCTAAACGCACCTACGCCATGAGGCTCGCGGAGCTCGGCGCACTGGACTTCCAGGAGCTGGAAATCAGGGCGCTCGAACTCCTGGGCGACGGCTCGGTCGCCTCCGCATGCAGAAGACAATTCGCGCAGCTGCTCGTGGACGAGTACCAGGACACGAACGACATCCAGACCGAACTGGTGCTCAAGCTCTTCGACCCCTCCGCGAACCGCCTCTTCATCGTGGGCGACGAGGCGCAGTCGATCTACCGCTTCCGCGGGGCCAACGTCTCCTGCTTCGCCAGGATGCGCGAAGAGATCACGAAGAGGTCCGGCCGAGCGGTGAGGCTTGCGCACAACTTCCGGTCGAGGAAGTCCATCATATCGTTCGTCAACGTCTCGCAGGATGTGCTGGCAAAGGGGCTCTTCGCCGCCCCCTCCTCGCCCAAACCCATGGAGCACACGGTCGAAGACGCCGCGGGGGCTCCCTCCGTGATCGAGCTGGCGATACCCGCCTCCAATGAGACCAAGATCGCGGCCCTGCGCGAACGCGAGGCGCGCGCGATCGCAGAGATGATAGCGAAGGGCGCGTCCGCGGGCGAGTGGTCGGCGGGCGACGTGGTCCTGCTCTTCCGAGCGATGACTTCGGCCGGTATATACGAGGCCGCGCTGCAGAGGCTCTGCATTCCATGCACCTCCGCAGGAGGTAGGGGTTTTCTGGAGAGGCGCGAAGTGGCGGACCTCATGGCCGCCGTGGCATTCTCACTCGATCCGAACAACTCCGCCGCGCTGCTCACGCTCCTGCGCTCGCCCATAGGTGACTTGAGCGACGACGAACTCGCGATCATGGCCGGCCCGGAGGGCCGAGGTATCCCCGCAGCGCTGGAAAAGGATGAGCGCCTGGCTCTGGTCCGCGATCTGCCCTTCATGGCAGGGCACATGAGACCCTCTGAGATCATGCGCCGCGTGATCAACGAGTCCGGGCTGGAAGTGCTCTGGTCAAGGCTCGACCCGTCGGGCGCCGCGGTCATGAACATGGATCGGCTCATCACCATAGCCAGGGACTTGGAGCGCGGGATGCCGACCACGCTTGCGGATTTCAACTCGTTCATGAGGGAGATGCGCAACCGCGACGCGAGGATGGGCGAGACGCCTGCCGGCGCCGACGCAGCCAACGCAGTCCGGCTCATGTCCGTGCACGCCGCAAAGGGGCTGGAGTTTCCCGTGGTCTTTCTGCCGGACCTGGCGAGAAAGCCCCCCCAGAAGACGAAGCAGTGGATATTCTCACGGGGCGACGCAGGCGCTGGCAGCGGCGTGGCCTTCAGAAAGAGGAACCCGGACCAGCCCTTCGGCAGCAGGATAAAGACGGAGCGCTTCGAAAGGCTCGCAAACGAGGAGTCGGAGCAGGAGGAACGCGAATCCAAGAGGCTGCTCTACGTGGCCATGACCCGCGCGATCGACACCCTCGTGCTGCCGATCCATGAGGATATAAAGGCTGACAGGACATGGCACGAATGGGTGTGCGAAGCGCTCTCCTCTCCCGTCGGAAGAAAGATCTCAAAGAGGATCGAGGCGGGCGGCCGTTCGGCCGGGTCCGTCGGCGCGACAGCTCTCCCGGGAACGGAGGCGCACGTCCCCCCTGCCATGCAAAATTCGAGGAGCGCCGTCGCGCACCTCTCCGTATCCGCGCTGGACTCCTACAGCGTCTGCCCCATGCAGTACTATCTCAAGTACGTGCTGGGGCTCCCTGCCAGCGAGATGGGCCGGGGGGATCACGACCATATCGAACCCAACGTATACGGCTCCATCGTGCACTCCATGCTCTCGCACGCGACGAAGGACGAAGAGGAACTTCGCGCGATCGCGCTCTCGGAATGCCTTGCAAACGGAGTGAAGGCGAACGATAAGGCGATTCGCGACCTGGTGAAGGACGCGGCGGACGCTATCGAGATCGCCGGCGCATCCCGCCTTGAGGAAGGATTCAGGGAGATGCCCTTCGAGATCTCATGCAAAGAGAGCACGATCTCCGGCACCATAGATTGGCTGAGGCCCGATGGCGAAGGTTACGAGGTCGTGGACTTCAAAACCGGCCTTTCGGACAAGACAAAGGTAAAGGAGCGCTCCGAACAGTACGAGGTTCAGATGCAGATCTACGCACTCGCGGCAGAAGCGATGACCGACGCCATGGTGTCGGCCACGAGCCTCGTCTTCCCCTCAGCAAGGGTGAGTTCGAGGCGAGAGATGGACGATGCGCGCAGGGAGGCGGCCGCAAAGAACATCGAGAGGATTGTGGCGGGGATAGAGGCAGGAGACTACGCGGTCAGGAAAAAGCCGTCGTGCGAAAATTGCATATACCATAGGAACAGGATGTGCTGGGAGGACAGGACCAAAGCCGGCAGACCGAGCAAGGCAAGATGCAGAACAAGACACAGGACATAATCGCGCTCGCCGCCGATCCCTACGGCGGTGCGAGAGAACTCGCGCGTTTCGAGGCCGCGTACGAGTCGGCCCTCGGCAGACCGTTCGACTGGTCGCCCGAAGCCGCGCAGATGCTCTCCAGGATCTTCGGCAACAGCAGGGTCCTGGCCGACAGGCTCGCCGCAAACCCCGGCTGGGCGGACGATATCGCGCTGTCGCCCTACTCCGTCTCGTACAAACCGATCGAGGCGATGAAGGCCGAGCTGGACTCCATGATCCAGGACGCGTGCAAGGCGCGCGACGAGATATCCTTCATGCGCGCGATCTGCGACTTCAAGTACGCTCAGATGACCCGCATCGTGATGAAAGACCTGGCCCGCGCCGCACCCGTGTCGCAGTTGCTCGCAGAATGGAGCGACGTGGCGGACGCGATCATCGACGCGGCCTGGCAAAGATCGTACGAAATGCTGACCGAACGCCACGGCGAACCCATGACCCCGGCCGACGGCGGAGGCCATAAGCGCTGTGCCGGGGTCGTGATCGCGCTGGGCAAGCTCGGCGGCCGCGAGCTCAACCTGAGCTCCGATGTGGACATCATGATAATCTACGACTCCGACGAGGGCGGCGCGATATCCCCTTCAGGCGCGCGCATGAGCAATCACGAATTCTTCGTGAAGCAGACCTCGCAATTCTCCAGGCTGATCTCGCGCGTGACCGAGCGCGGATTCGGATTCAGGGTGGACCACGAGCTCAGGCCAGAGGGGCCGCAGGGACCGCTGGCCAATTCGCTGGACGCGGCCGAACGCTATTACGAATACTTCGGCCAGGGTTGGGAGAGGCAGGCACTGATCCGCGCGCGTCCCGTGGCGGGAGACATGGAGCTGGGCAGAAAATTCCTCGAAACCGTCCGCCCCTTCGTCTTCCGCAAATCCATGTCGCTCGCCGACCTTGCGCACATGAGGAAGATGAAACAGGCGATGGAGCGCCAGGCCGAGAGATCCGGCCGCACAGGCGACATAAAGCTAGGCCGCGGCGGCATCCGCGAGGTGGAGTTCCTGACCCAGGCGCTCTGCCTGCTCTTCGGCGGGGGCCTCGAGTCCGTGCGAACCGGAAACACCTTTGCTGCGATCGAGGCGCTGGCGCGCGAATCGATAATCCACCCGTACGGCGCACGCTCCCTCGCCGACGCATACTCCTTTCTGAGGAGAATCGAAAACATGCTCCAGGCCGAGGGAGACCTGCAGGTGCATAGGCTCCCCCTCGACGAACACGGGCTCAACCTGCTCGCCCGCCGCATGGGCTATTCGGACGGCGGCGGGACGGATCACGCGGCGAGGCTGAAGGCGGACCTCGCGCGACACCGCGAGGTCGCAGCGAAGCTCTTCGCCGCCCTCTTCTCCGCGGACTACGAGCGGCAGGAACTCATGGAGGCGATACGCGACAACGCGGGCCGGGCGGCGAACGAGGAGGAGGAGATAGATTCTCTCGCCTGGTTCAGGAACCAGGAGACGCGGCGCATACAGAACCTCGACATCACGAAGGGGATGCCGACCGAACGCGTGATGCAGAGGCTCACCCTCGCAGCCGAGGCCGTGCTCGCATGCGCCTGGGAGATCGCGTCGAGGCACCTCGAAGCGCGCTACGGCACACCGCGCCTTGAGGACGGAGGCAGGGCCGGCTTCTCGGTCATCGGCCTGGGCTCCCTCGGCAGCCGCGAGATCGACTACTGTTCGGACCTGGATCTCTGCTTCATATATTCCGGCGCAGGCAGCACGGATGGATCGAATCCCGTATCCAACGTGGAATACTTCACGAAGCTCGCCCAGCGGATAATCTCGATGATCTCTCTGCCCGGAAGGTACGGCCGTGCGTACCAAGTGGATTCGGAACTCAGGCCCTCGGGCAGGGCAGGTACGCTCGTGGCGACGATAGGCTCATTCGTGGAATACCACAAAACCGAGTCGCAGCTGTGGGAGCGGCAGTCCCTCATGAAGGCGCGCGCCATCGCAGGCGACGAGGAGTTCACGGTGCGCCTGGGGTTCTCCCTGGACGAGCTCGCCTTCAGGCTCTCTCCCCCGACCGCGGATGCGATGAAGGAGGAAATCACGAAGCTCCGCAGGAAGACGATCGAGGAACGCTCGATCCGAAAGCCGGGCTCTTTCGAGCTGAAGATCGGCCGCGGCGGAATCGCGGACCTGGAGGCGATAGTGCAGATGCACCAGATGCTGAACGCACGTGCATGCGACAGGCTGCATGCGCAGAACACATTCGAAATCATAGACGCCCTCTCTGCAGAGGGAATAGTTCCGGCGAACATCTGCGCGACGCTCTCGGAAAATCTTCTGTTCCTCCGCAGGATGGTCTCCAGGCTAAGGCTCGTCACCGGCAGGGCCACAGACGTATTCTCGCCCGATGCGCCTTATGCGGAAGAGGTGGCGAAGATGATGGGCGAGGAGAGCGCGGCCCGGCTCGCAATCCTGACAAAACAGCACATGGACGACGCTTCCACCCTCTTCGACTCCCAGATGGAACCTTTCAAGATATAGCCCGCCTCTGCAGACGAAGAAGGCCGGGATACCCTTCCTTCGCTCCCCGGCACTTCGCTACGCTAAGTTGATTGGCTTCGGGTCCTGTCGCCGGGCTCACCCCCATTTGCGGCATCGTCGCGATCAATCACCGAGTTTCTGCAGATGACTTTGCGCGGCTGCTGGCGTCAAATGGGGGTCCCCCGACCCGCCGCCACCCGAAGCCAATCCAATTGTTTATACGCTGAGTTTGTCCTGAGCTAAGTCGAAGGGCTTCGTAGACGCCTCCAAAGTCACTCAGGCAAGGATATCCCGGCCTTCTCCGTCAAACCAGCACTCAGCGCCATACTCGACTAACATTCCTGTGCCTGACCTTCAATGGAAGCTCTCTACAAATAAGAAAAAACCGTGAAACCCCTTATCGCTTTCCTAACGCGTTGAGTCTTACGCAATAACACTGCGCGTCTTGTCACCTTTGAAGGTGCGTGGAAGAGGTGCTCGCAAATGATCCACAACTATATTGAATGGCCGGAAGCATTAGAGGACTACGGTATGGAAGACCCACACACACGGAAAGACAATGCAGTCATGGGAGGAAGGTTTGCGCTCGCTCCGACCATGCGCATCAATGTGGTCAATAACCCACAGATCGGGATGGCGATAGATGAATCTATCGGCTTTATGCTGGATATCAGGAAAGTGACTCATCCTATGACGACGAGAAAAGATATGGCCGGGAACGAACTCAAATGGCCAGGGGAATGGACTGAAACCGAGGTGATTCCTGAAGGCATATCGATGACCAAGCTTGCTATGACGACGGGCGTGGGACTTGAGATTTACGTAGGGTTCTCGATCAGAACTAACGGCGATTATATCGTCCCACTGGGTTTGGAGTATCACTTTCAGTAGTACCTCTTTTGAGGCGGCGTTGGGTGGCCCATAAGCAGGGCTTCTGGGCCCTTGCCTGAAGTCGCCTTAAGGCGCGTTTACGAGACGAGCGTATGAGGAAATCAAAAGGCCGATTGGCGTCGCGGCTTGAAGGCTGACGCAAGGAAGACATTCAAGCCGCATGACGCTAACGGCCTTTTGACGACGAGTAGCGAGCGACGTGCGCCAGCGACGAAGGAAGGGCACGGAAGCCCTGCGGCAGCCTGCATTGAATCTGGTCACCCCTGCTGCGAATCGCAGCACCCTGTTCTGCATTCGAGATTTCCGGCTCCAGAAAACCGGATGATATTCAAGCCATTAGAATAGGGCATGGTCGAACGCTATGTGGCACGATTCCTGCTATGTCTTATTTATGAGAAATGCCTTGTTTGACAGGGCGGGGTTTGCTACCGGAATACCCCGCAGGGAGAGAGTATGAAGAAACGAAATACAACGGCAGAGATAATCAACATGACGATGGTCAGGCAAATGATCGTCCCAGTCTTTGAGGACATCAAAGACTTGATCAAATCGACTGTAAAAGCCACAGAGACGGTCTTGAGAAAGGACATCACAACGGAAATCTCAAAGGTCTCGGATGAGCTCAAACTCACGCAGTCAGCCTTGAAAGCAACAAAGGAAGACCTGGAATGTAAGATTGACTCCATGGGAAAGGACCTGCGCGGCGAAATCAAGGACAGCGAAATCCGCCTGACCGAGAGACTTCAGGGCAATATCAAGGACAGCGAAATCCGCCTCACGGAGAAAATCGATTCCATCCATATCCGTGTTGACGACCACGAGACCCGCATTATCGCACTAGAGAACCCTGGCCACTAGATTGCCATCACAAAAAAAGACCGGGGATTCTTCCCCGGCCTTATACCCTATTCTTACACCCTGCCTTTTCATGCCCCGTAGATCAGGAGCACGCCCAGGAACGCCGCGACGATCGCGCCGATGCGCCTCGCGCCTTCGGGCTTCGACTCCCACCAGTTCATAAATGCGACGCCGCGCTCAACACCCAGGAAAAAGAGGATGACGGCGCTGAGCAACATGAGCGCGCCGATCACGCCGACGATCCAGGGGAGCGCAGCCTGCGGAGTCGCTATGAGAAGGAGCAGGCCGAAGAGCGCCCTCAGCACCCCGATCGCGTATAAGCGTTTGCCGATCTTCAGGTATTCTATCAGCCTCGTTGCGAGTGCAGGCATGGTCGCGAAAACCACGCCGGAGATTGCGATGATGATTCCGATGCTCTTGATCAGATATGGCATGTATCCCCCTCTTTTATGAACACCTTTATACAACATCGGGTTTACTTTCCAAGAAAAATATGGTCCTCTATCGGCCTTCCGCAAAGGAGGCGCTCCATGAGAAACCTCACGTATCTGGCCATCATCGCCGCATCTGCCGCGGTTATCACCTGGGCACTCCCAGCCAGGGCCGGATACCCCATGATATCAGGCCTCAGGAACTGTGTGCTCAGCCCGGGTCAGTCAAGCGGCACCATCGTCTTCCAGGTAACGGACGACAGACCGGGCCTGACAATCTGACCCTGGGCTACAGCTCCGACAATCCCGCCCTCGTCCCTGCCGACGACGATCACATAATCCTGGGCGGCTCGGGTAAAGACAGGACCGTGCTGGTGAGGCCGGAGCCGGGTAGGACCGGACAGGCGACCATCACGATAACCGTGACCGACACCGACGGCGAAACGAACCAGGACGGCTTCGAGGTCGAGGTCGTGCAGGCGCCGAAAATCTAGACGAGTTTTTATTTCAAGAAATATCAACCAAAAGGGGGAAAAGATGATGAAAAAGATTCTGGTGGTGGCGATCGTCGCAGTAGCCCTGTCCGCAGCATGGTCGGTGTTCGTGAAAAACGCGTCAGCGAGCAAGTACAACAAGATGAAATATTCCGCCCCGGTCTCCGCCGAGGTGGCGGACGCGGAGAAGGTCCGCAGCATGAACGACTGCATGTCCTACACAGCCAACCATGTGAGCAAGGGGAACGAGGCCGACCACGCGCTCTTCTCCAAACAGTTCGGGAAGGCGACGAACACGAGCGGGGCCGTCGCGACTTACAACTACGACGACTACACGAAGATCATGCTCGACTGCTCGCGCAGGCTTTGTTCCTGCCGCTGCCTCAGCAAGTAAGCTGGCTGCACGAGAGCGCGCAGGGCCGGGCGGACATCGAAGCCGGGCCCTGCGTCTTCTTTTTTGCGAGGGATAAGACCATGACAAAAGACGAGAACCATCTGGGGATCCTCTCGACATTTTACTACGTAGTCGCGGCGCTCGCAGGCATCTTCTCCTGCATGCCCTTCATCCATATAACCATCGGCGTCGCCATGCTCTTAGGCGTCATGGACTCAAGTACGGGCGAAGCGCCGCCGGCGTTCCTCGGGTGGATATTCATCATCGTCGGCGCGCTCGTCTCGCTCATGGGCTTTGCATACACCGTCATGCTGATCCTGACCGGCAGGTTTCTCAAACACCGAAGGCACTACACGTTCTGCCTCGTAATCGCCGGCATGAGCTGTCTGTTCATGCCCTTTGGCACGGTCCTAGGGATATTCTCGATCATCCTGCTCTCGAAGCCGGAGTTGAAGGCCATGTTCGATCACGCCTGATCCTGTTCGTCGAACCCGTCCTTTTTTATAGTCTTTTTCCGATTTGTCGTGTATATACTGAGGTATGAAAAAACTCATAATCTGCTTATTCGTGTCAGTCCTTTTCTATTCATCGCAGGCAGCAGCCATGCACATGCTCTACGCACAGGCCATCGCCCCTGCCGCCTCCACTGAGACGCTGCAAGCCGCCGGCTTCGAGTCCAGCCCTGAGTGGGGAAAACTGGGCGACACCCTGCAGGCCGCCTGGCAGACCGCAAAGGTCTCGGGCGATATGTCTCAGAAGCTGGAGTGCTTCGTCCGTGTGGAGGCACCGTTCGACCAGGGCGATGCGAGCTTCCTGCAGAGCAACGGCTTCAATGTGAGCACCTCCGGCGGGAACGTGGTGAGGGGGCATGTCACCGCGGCCAACCTGCAGTCCGTGGCCAAATTACCGTTCGTAAAAAAGATCAACCTGGCTACAAAGTGACCGGATATTTCAAAGGCAATAAAAAAAGGGCCGCTGAGATCCAGCGGCCCTTTGATTCGTAGATTTTCGCCTACTCTGCGAACCCCTTCTCCAGCTTCTCCAGCTCCTCCTTGCAGCGGATGCAGAGCTCAGCCACAGGCCTCGCGTCCAGCCTCTTGACGCCGATCTCTTCGCCGCAGCGTTCGCAGATCCCGAACTCGCCGTCCTCCATCTTTTTGAGGGTCTTGTCTATCTTCTTGAGGAGAACGAGTTCCCTGTCGCGGAGCCTTAGGTTCAGGGCCTGGCCGGTCTCCGTGGAGGCCAGATCGACCTCGTCCGGCAGGTCGGCCTGCTCTACCATCATGACGTCGCTCTCGCGGGTGCTCTGTGCGGCGTCCACTATCGCCTTCCGCCGTTCGGTCAGGATTTTTTTGAACTTATCTATATCTTTTTTCTTCATCGCGGCTCCTTGGGAGGTGTGAATATTCCGTAAATAGCCGTGAGTGTCAACTCCAAAGACCCCTTGGCTTAGACCTTGCATGAGACCACCCCCTCTGCTACTGCGGCTCTTCATGAGGCAGAGGAGAAAGGCATTTGTAACTCCTGCGGACGTGCTGGGAGCGAAGCACAGCGACCGCAGGATCAAGGAGGGAATCCGACTCTACCGCATCTGGGACCTCTGGCCCACGATCGCCGGCGAGACCCTCGCCCCCCATGCCATACCCGCCAGGTGGCAGGGTCGCGACCTCATCGTGAAGGTGGAGCACAGCGCATGGGTGCAGGAACTCTCATTCATAAAGGATACGCTGAAAGAGAAGATCGCGAAGGCCCTGCCGGGCATTGACATAAGGCAGATCCGTTTCGAGGTGGGCAAGCTTCCAGAGCCGCCCAAGGGCGCGCTGAAGGCCAGGCCAAGGATTTCACGCAGGCTTTCGAGCGACGAGGTCGAGTTCATAGAGCAGGCGGCGAAGGAGATCCCGGACGGAGAGGTCCGCGAGAGCGCCCGAAGCGCCATGCAAAAGGGTTTTGGTTTAAAAGGCCCGCTGAAAAAATCATAATACCCCTTATGAAACTCACATCGGAATATTTTGAGAGCGCGAACATCACGGCATGGCAGCCGGAGCGCGGGCATCGCTACGGCCATGAGAGCATGGCGCTGGCGGAGTTCGCAAAGATAAGTCCAGGACAGCGCGTCGCAGAGTTGGGTTCAGGGATCGGACTGATATCGCTCCTGCTCGCCGCGAGGCGCCAACCTTCGGAGGTAGTCGCCGTTGAAATACAGCCGGCATTTCACAAGATCGCAGCGAGAAATGTGAAAGAAAATGGATACGATTCCGTCGTGCGCTGCGTGAACGAGGACTATCGAAAGTTTGCAGGCGCAAACAAAGGGGCATTCGATTGCGTGGTCTCCAACCCACCCTTCTATCGCGCGGGCGAAGGCAGGCTCTCGCCGGATCCCTCTCGCGCCGCGGCCCGCCATGAGCTCAATGGCACTATAGATGAGCTCGTTCAATCAGCCCACGCCCTGCTCTTGCCAGGCGGATTTTTCTTTGTGGTCTTTGACGCAAGGAGGGATGAAGAGCTCAAGTCCGCTGCCAAAAGCGCCGGTTTCAAGGGCATCAAGGTCGAAGATACACCCGGCCCTGCCTTTATACTCGCAGCATTAAACAGATAATATCTTGCAGGATCACCCCTGAAAGCACTTGATCACTTCTTCCGCCGGGATTGCGCCGTCGCGGATGATGCGCATGGTCTCATCGCCGATATCCACGACCGTCGAGCCGCGGGTCGGCGCACACTCGCCGCCATCGATGATGCACGGCAGCTTCTCCCCGAAGTACTTGCGCACGTGCTTCACGGCGAGCGAAGGGGGGAAGCCGGAGAGGTTGGCGCTGGTGGTGGTGATGGGACGGCCGAACTGCTGCACCAGGGCCGCGGCCACCGGGTGCGAAGAAATCCTGATGCCGACCTTGCCGGTGTTGGTGACCAGACCCTTGGGGATTATCGACGACGCAGGAAACAGGATCGTCAGCGCGCCAGGCCAGAACTTGCGCATGAGGAGCAGCGCGCGGTCCGGGACCTCGCTCACCACCTCGCGCAGCATCCTCAAGTCAGCGACCAATATGGATATCGGCAGCCCGTAGTCGCGCGCCTTGAGGTCGTAGATGCGTTTGACCGCCTTGCGGTCCGTCACGTCCGCGCCCAGCCCATAGATCGTCTCGGTGGGATATGCGATCACCTGCCCGCGGCGCAGATATTCCACCGCCTTCTCTATCTCCGTCGAATCCGGCGCCTTGGGGTCGATGTTGATTATCTCGGTCATAAATTATGATTGCAGCTCTTTGTCCGTGGCCTCCACCTTTTTGGCCATCTCTTTTCGCGACTCCTCGAGCTTCTTTGCAAGCACATCGTCCGAGAGCGCCAGCATCTGCGCAGCGAGGATCCCCGCGTTGCGCGCGCCGGCCTTGCCCACCGCAACCGTGGCTACCGGTATCCCCGCCGGCATCTGGACGGTGGCGAGCAGCGCATCGAGGCCCTTGAGAGAGGATGAATCGAGCGGCACGCCTATCACCGGCAGCGTGGTGTTCGCCGCTATCGCGCCCGCCAGGTGAGCAGCGAATCCGGCGCCCGCGATCACGACCCTTATCCCCTCTGCCTTCGCCTTCCTCGCGAGCTCCGCCGCCTTGTCGGGCGTGCGGTGCGCGCTGGCGATGTGCATGCGGCTCGTAACACCGAGCTCGGCGAGGGCCCGGCGCGCCTCCTCCATGACCTCTAGGTCGCTCTTGCTCCCCATCACTATGAGCACCTGCGGTTTTGCCATATCTGCTCCTCTCAAGCCGGGGCCTTCAAGGCCTTCGCGCCTATGTCCTTCCTGAAACGCACTCCATCCCAGTTGATTTTTCCCACGGCGTCATACGCCCGCTCGATCGCAGCCCGCATGTCGCCGCCGAGCGCAGTCACGCCCAGCACGCGTCCGCCGCTGGTGACTACCGAATCGCCCCGCCGCGCAGTTCCGGCGTGGAAGACCACCACGTCCTTCATGTCGGCCGCCGCAGCAATCCCCTCTATCTCTCTCCCCTTCTCGTATTCGCCCGGATACCCGCCCGAGGCCATGACCACGCATACGGAAGGCCTGTCATCCCACTCGAGTTCGAGCTCCGAGAGCCTGCCGTCGCACGCGGCCGTGAGGACGAGCGCAAGATCCGTCTTGAGGCGCATGAGCAACGGCTGCGTCTCCGGATCTCCGAAACGCGCGTTGAACTCCAGCACCCTCGGCTCCCCGTCCTTTATCATGAGGCCGGCGTAGAGCACGCCGACGAACGGGGCGCCCTCCTTCGCCATGCCCTCCAGCACGGGCTTCATTATCCTCTTCATCACTTTTTCAGCGACGTCCTTTGTGACGATCCGCGCCGGCGAGATCGCGCCCATGCCGCCGGTGTTGGGGCCCTGGTCCCCGTCGTACGCCGCCTTGTGGTCCTGCGATGACGCGAGCGGCAGCACGGTCCTGCCGTCGCAGAGGGCGATGAAGGAGGCCTCCTCGCCCGTGAGAAACTCCTCTATCACCACGCGGC
This region of bacterium genomic DNA includes:
- the purD gene encoding phosphoribosylamine--glycine ligase — translated: MKVLVVGSGGREHAIVWKLAQSPMVSKIFCAPGNAGIEEQAECVPIKAEDIKGLLDFAGKSGIDLTVVGPEAPLAAGIEQLFKKAGLRIFAPSREAASLESSKVFAKDFCARHNIPAARSKTFGELAPALDYARDERYPLVVKADGLAQGKGVIICRDFALAEEALKDMLSLRRFGDAGGRVVIEEFLTGEEASFIALCDGRTVLPLASSQDHKAAYDGDQGPNTGGMGAISPARIVTKDVAEKVMKRIMKPVLEGMAKEGAPFVGVLYAGLMIKDGEPRVLEFNARFGDPETQPLLMRLKTDLALVLTAACDGRLSELELEWDDRPSVCVVMASGGYPGEYEKGREIEGIAAAADMKDVVVFHAGTARRGDSVVTSGGRVLGVTALGGDMRAAIERAYDAVGKINWDGVRFRKDIGAKALKAPA